A window of the Rhodoferax sp. GW822-FHT02A01 genome harbors these coding sequences:
- a CDS encoding response regulator transcription factor: protein MKILLLEDHPIVRIGLHQLVAKRWPEALMQEAPSLATALELVREQVFDAAIVDLNLPDAKGLESVSRLRRAAPQLHLLVLSLNDEVAYASHVLQLGALGYLTKDRAADELVVALERVMAGGRYVTATQADHLLDLVSGRATILPHEELSAQEYRVMLLLSQDMRLTEIGELMHLSPKTVSTYRSRILEKLALANNGELIRYCLDHGIAL from the coding sequence ATGAAAATCCTGTTGCTAGAAGATCACCCGATCGTGCGTATCGGACTACACCAATTGGTGGCCAAACGCTGGCCCGAGGCCCTCATGCAGGAAGCACCATCACTTGCGACGGCATTGGAGCTTGTGCGCGAGCAGGTCTTTGACGCGGCTATCGTAGATCTCAACTTACCTGACGCCAAGGGATTGGAAAGCGTTTCCCGATTGCGCCGCGCGGCTCCACAGTTGCATTTGTTAGTGTTAAGCCTGAATGATGAGGTCGCCTATGCTAGCCACGTATTGCAATTGGGTGCTCTCGGTTATCTTACCAAGGACAGAGCGGCAGACGAACTGGTAGTGGCGCTCGAACGCGTCATGGCGGGAGGTCGCTACGTCACCGCAACCCAAGCCGACCATTTGCTCGATCTCGTGTCAGGTAGGGCCACAATTCTCCCCCACGAAGAACTGTCTGCACAGGAATATCGCGTCATGCTTCTGCTATCCCAGGACATGCGTCTAACCGAAATCGGCGAATTGATGCACCTATCGCCGAAGACCGTCAGCACCTACCGATCGCGCATTTTAGAAAAACTCGCTCTCGCCAACAATGGTGAACTGATTCGCTATTGCCTGGATCACGGTATAGCCCTCTGA
- a CDS encoding response regulator — MLKRFMNILIVEDSELICRQLVRLLEPYPAIHVIGTASTEAEAVEKILSNPIDAVLLDLSLASGNGLQVLQRVKAAGHSARFLILSSKGGRLLRDACLALGAYAYYDKNSEIDACLAHLQSWIPFFSQYKGQE; from the coding sequence ATGCTCAAGCGCTTCATGAATATCCTTATCGTCGAAGACAGCGAGCTGATTTGCAGGCAACTAGTTCGTTTGCTTGAACCGTATCCCGCGATTCATGTCATTGGTACTGCCTCAACAGAGGCAGAAGCAGTGGAGAAAATTCTCAGTAATCCGATTGACGCTGTATTGCTGGATTTATCTCTGGCGTCAGGAAACGGCCTTCAGGTATTGCAGCGTGTAAAAGCCGCAGGGCACAGTGCACGATTCCTCATATTGAGCAGCAAAGGGGGACGTTTATTGAGGGATGCGTGCCTTGCTTTAGGCGCCTACGCCTACTACGACAAGAATTCAGAAATCGACGCGTGCTTGGCGCATCTTCAAAGTTGGATACCGTTCTTCTCGCAATACAAAGGACAAGAATAA
- a CDS encoding methyl-accepting chemotaxis protein codes for MRTNLPITQREYEFPADATLMSTTDAQSRIVYANAAFISVSGFEREEIIGQPHNLVRHPDMPTQAFADMWATLKAGRSWTALVKNRRKNGDHYWVRANATPVVRNGQLTGYMSVRTKPGTDEVRQTEQLYKKFRENKNGSLAFREGLIVHTGLLSCMSLFQILPVRWRIRLALALTLALTLGLAAALFPIGSAMGWLCIGSLGLTLAISVILESQISRPLEVVLQQALNVAAGNPGANVQLNRVDEIGMILRAINQSGLNLRSLVDDVSEQVNGVRGASGEIAQGNNDLSARTEQAASNLEQTAASMEEMTSIVHNNADTALQAAHLAASSSAAAERGGQVIAQVVGTMGTITDASHKIRDIIGVIDGIAFQTNILALNAAVEAARAGDQGRGFAVVAGEVRALAKRSADAAKEIATLIKDSTETVEAGSKLAVLAGSSMTEIVAQAQQVAHMIREMSESTREQSSGIGQVNIAVGQLDEMTQQNAALVEQSAAAADRLQIQAGMLAEAVAVFKVQTGSFSTKPLVSNAPTYSPQNKPQIQRAKARPALVAPKALVQH; via the coding sequence ATGCGTACTAATTTGCCAATCACCCAGCGTGAATATGAGTTTCCGGCAGACGCCACGCTGATGTCAACCACCGACGCACAAAGCCGCATCGTTTATGCAAATGCTGCATTTATTAGCGTTAGCGGTTTCGAACGCGAAGAAATCATTGGTCAGCCGCACAATTTGGTACGCCACCCTGACATGCCAACGCAGGCGTTCGCAGACATGTGGGCCACATTAAAGGCCGGGCGGTCCTGGACTGCACTGGTGAAGAACCGCCGTAAAAATGGTGACCATTACTGGGTACGCGCGAATGCTACGCCCGTAGTGCGCAACGGACAGTTGACAGGCTATATGTCAGTACGCACCAAACCCGGCACAGACGAAGTGCGCCAGACCGAACAGCTCTATAAAAAGTTCAGAGAAAACAAGAATGGCAGCCTGGCCTTTCGTGAAGGCTTAATCGTGCACACAGGGCTTTTATCCTGTATGTCGCTGTTCCAAATTTTACCTGTGCGCTGGCGCATCCGTCTGGCTCTAGCCCTGACCTTGGCCTTGACCTTGGGTCTGGCGGCTGCACTATTTCCCATAGGATCAGCCATGGGTTGGCTGTGTATAGGGTCCCTAGGATTGACTCTGGCAATATCTGTCATTTTGGAAAGCCAGATTTCGCGCCCTCTGGAGGTGGTTTTGCAACAGGCGCTAAACGTAGCCGCAGGCAATCCCGGGGCCAACGTCCAGCTGAACCGGGTGGATGAGATCGGGATGATCCTGCGTGCCATCAACCAGTCTGGCCTGAACTTGCGCTCGCTGGTTGACGATGTCAGTGAGCAGGTAAACGGCGTACGAGGTGCCAGCGGCGAGATTGCCCAAGGCAACAACGATTTGAGTGCACGTACCGAACAGGCAGCTTCCAACCTGGAGCAAACCGCCGCTTCAATGGAGGAGATGACGTCCATTGTTCACAACAATGCCGACACAGCGCTGCAAGCCGCTCATTTGGCTGCTTCTTCTAGCGCTGCAGCAGAACGAGGCGGCCAGGTAATTGCGCAGGTAGTGGGTACCATGGGTACCATCACTGATGCCAGCCACAAGATCCGAGACATCATCGGCGTTATTGATGGCATCGCTTTTCAGACGAATATCCTAGCTTTGAACGCGGCGGTTGAGGCTGCGCGTGCTGGAGATCAGGGGCGCGGTTTTGCGGTGGTGGCTGGCGAGGTGCGCGCGTTGGCCAAACGAAGCGCGGATGCGGCCAAAGAGATCGCCACACTTATTAAGGACAGCACGGAGACAGTGGAGGCTGGCAGCAAATTGGCTGTCCTTGCTGGCTCGTCCATGACTGAGATTGTCGCCCAAGCACAGCAAGTGGCCCACATGATCCGTGAAATGAGCGAGTCCACACGTGAGCAGTCTAGCGGCATTGGACAGGTGAATATCGCTGTCGGGCAACTTGATGAGATGACGCAACAAAACGCGGCCTTAGTTGAGCAGTCCGCCGCCGCTGCCGATAGGCTTCAGATCCAGGCAGGCATGCTGGCGGAAGCTGTGGCGGTGTTTAAGGTACAAACCGGCTCCTTTTCCACCAAGCCCCTAGTGTCTAACGCACCAACCTATTCGCCGCAAAACAAGCCCCAAATTCAACGCGCGAAAGCTAGACCTGCTTTGGTTGCGCCCAAGGCGCTTGTTCAGCATTGA
- a CDS encoding lipase family protein — protein MDRKAAASYAPLIMYAWDMCDKGPRNIPPFVDQRIAQKGWSIVGFLSASDDIQAVGGTIRQTVMGAGDRVSYGYVATKGEETIIAIRGTDGAEEWGDDLDFLMMSHRNSKVPGYVDQGFYSIYSTMQFHPIAAPSTGVPVVSGILAISNSGTIRVLGHSLGAALATYLTLDLNLAGSIATACLFASPKTGNGSFVDFFESTVTNYDLFNYERDVVPTVPKFDILHLSVYHDLRQAKTIPADITSAAITDNPACNHHLICYTALLDLETYIGEINNASCDPDDRNCAKCVRTS, from the coding sequence ATGGACAGAAAAGCTGCCGCAAGTTATGCGCCGTTGATTATGTACGCATGGGATATGTGTGACAAAGGTCCGAGGAATATTCCACCGTTCGTTGATCAACGCATCGCTCAAAAGGGATGGAGCATTGTTGGATTTCTATCAGCCTCTGACGATATTCAGGCAGTCGGGGGCACAATTCGTCAGACTGTCATGGGTGCAGGTGATCGAGTGTCTTACGGTTATGTCGCAACAAAGGGCGAAGAGACAATTATTGCTATACGTGGGACTGATGGTGCTGAAGAGTGGGGTGATGATCTTGATTTCCTGATGATGTCACATCGAAACTCTAAAGTTCCTGGTTATGTCGATCAGGGGTTTTACAGCATATATTCCACAATGCAATTTCACCCAATTGCTGCTCCTTCTACTGGTGTTCCAGTGGTGAGCGGAATACTGGCCATTTCCAACTCGGGAACCATCAGAGTTTTGGGTCATAGCTTAGGTGCCGCGCTTGCGACTTATTTAACTCTGGATCTCAATCTCGCTGGATCAATAGCAACGGCCTGTTTATTTGCATCACCTAAAACCGGTAATGGCAGTTTTGTGGATTTCTTTGAATCCACAGTCACCAATTACGATTTATTCAACTACGAACGGGACGTTGTACCGACCGTCCCAAAGTTTGACATCTTGCATCTCTCGGTTTACCACGACTTACGACAAGCCAAGACCATACCTGCAGATATTACTTCGGCGGCTATAACCGACAACCCAGCATGCAACCATCACCTGATCTGCTATACAGCTCTGCTTGATCTTGAGACTTATATAGGCGAAATTAATAATGCTAGCTGTGATCCAGATGATCGCAACTGTGCCAAATGTGTGCGAACTTCCTAA
- a CDS encoding LysR family transcriptional regulator, with amino-acid sequence MEKNEFLEVLPEMVTFVRVAELGNFSAAARFLHISPSAVSKQVTRLEKVLGAQLIRRTTRQLQLTDVGMEVFHKCSELVEAAQGAMQVTAKFMERPQGLVRLTAPKAFAKHILHPAILDFLDKYPDVDVQLIVTDKLVDPIQEGVDLVVQLTKVPPLNLASRPLMKVEHILCASPKFLKNNHPIKNPKDLVGVNCLYIGERDRDNWWRFKKGQEVEDVVVKGRYVANHSEMRLEAVLRGVGIGCVPDFVARDALQTGAVQRILSEWELEANYHGTAHILYPPNRFLAPKCRVLIDSLVEHVGLRLKVC; translated from the coding sequence ATGGAAAAAAATGAATTCTTGGAAGTGTTGCCCGAAATGGTGACATTTGTTCGCGTGGCGGAATTAGGTAACTTCTCGGCTGCCGCACGTTTTCTGCACATCTCGCCGTCGGCCGTGAGCAAACAGGTGACGCGGCTTGAGAAAGTACTGGGAGCCCAATTGATTCGGCGCACAACCCGCCAGTTGCAACTAACCGATGTGGGTATGGAGGTTTTCCACAAATGCAGCGAACTGGTGGAGGCCGCACAAGGTGCCATGCAGGTAACGGCCAAGTTCATGGAACGTCCGCAAGGCTTGGTTCGCCTCACGGCACCCAAAGCTTTCGCCAAGCATATTCTGCACCCTGCCATCCTGGACTTTCTGGACAAGTACCCCGATGTGGATGTCCAACTCATTGTCACCGACAAGCTTGTCGACCCTATTCAGGAAGGTGTCGATCTGGTAGTCCAGCTGACAAAGGTGCCGCCGTTGAACCTGGCGTCACGACCCCTGATGAAGGTTGAGCACATCCTGTGTGCCTCGCCGAAATTTCTCAAGAACAACCACCCGATCAAGAATCCCAAAGACTTGGTGGGAGTCAACTGCCTCTACATTGGGGAGCGAGACAGGGATAACTGGTGGCGATTCAAGAAGGGTCAAGAAGTGGAAGATGTGGTGGTCAAAGGCCGCTATGTAGCCAACCACAGTGAAATGCGCCTAGAGGCTGTCCTACGAGGCGTTGGCATTGGTTGTGTTCCGGACTTCGTTGCCAGAGACGCGCTGCAAACGGGGGCCGTACAGCGGATTCTCTCCGAGTGGGAACTGGAGGCCAATTACCACGGAACCGCACACATCTTGTACCCACCCAATCGCTTCCTAGCTCCCAAATGTCGCGTTTTGATTGACTCTCTTGTTGAACATGTGGGACTGCGCTTGAAGGTTTGTTGA
- a CDS encoding DUF6765 family protein, which translates to MQIDFHHAVTYVATRLGGLSHEQASTVAHAAQYVDDATNDGPLEFDDGQRYVRVTSAHKTLQMLENGDAADNRLVWVPFHFLPGNETPAAYTDAGDLIIHRMMCKPNSVVAQQMVNDCIVKQDLPFAPHRLGIALHTYADTWAHQQFVGIICDVNRLKSVQVLPDPSYVNDPVYGDLTSGATQFKEYVANHLPVGHAGAVTLPDLPFLKWSFVRENGEKVSRNNPIDFLSAVSGVFNMARRYVARNPDLPSIDLNAADLGLIQHLFETTLFIEGERRHPVWLNAIQQGQFSFGPANAAYVEQGPGSWKFAALGADPDEETGDERFHFDESFLASDWKRFHDAVQYHRLFILHELLPRFGLCAS; encoded by the coding sequence ATGCAAATAGATTTTCATCATGCGGTAACCTATGTGGCAACCCGCCTTGGCGGCCTTTCCCATGAACAAGCATCCACTGTTGCACATGCTGCCCAATACGTGGACGATGCAACGAATGACGGCCCATTGGAATTCGATGACGGGCAACGATATGTGCGCGTGACTTCGGCACACAAGACGCTACAAATGTTGGAAAACGGAGATGCGGCAGATAACCGTCTAGTTTGGGTACCTTTCCACTTTCTTCCAGGCAACGAGACCCCAGCGGCATACACTGATGCAGGCGATTTAATCATTCATCGCATGATGTGCAAACCCAACAGTGTCGTGGCACAACAGATGGTGAATGATTGCATTGTTAAGCAAGACCTTCCCTTCGCACCGCATAGGCTTGGCATCGCACTGCACACGTATGCGGACACCTGGGCGCATCAACAATTTGTTGGCATCATTTGTGATGTCAATCGACTGAAAAGCGTACAGGTTCTGCCTGACCCGTCCTACGTTAATGATCCAGTTTACGGAGACTTAACGAGCGGAGCTACTCAGTTCAAAGAATACGTCGCAAATCATTTGCCCGTTGGCCATGCCGGAGCAGTTACCCTTCCAGACTTGCCTTTTCTGAAGTGGAGTTTCGTGAGAGAAAACGGGGAAAAGGTTTCGCGGAATAATCCTATCGACTTTTTATCTGCGGTGAGTGGTGTATTCAACATGGCCCGCCGCTATGTTGCAAGAAACCCTGACCTCCCTTCCATTGACCTCAACGCAGCCGACCTGGGGCTCATACAGCACCTTTTTGAGACCACCCTCTTTATCGAAGGGGAGCGCCGCCATCCTGTTTGGTTAAACGCGATTCAGCAGGGCCAGTTCTCATTCGGTCCAGCAAATGCAGCCTACGTTGAACAAGGACCTGGGTCCTGGAAATTTGCAGCGCTCGGTGCAGATCCGGACGAAGAAACGGGGGATGAGCGTTTCCATTTCGACGAGTCCTTTCTGGCATCTGATTGGAAGAGATTTCACGATGCTGTCCAGTACCACCGGTTATTCATACTGCACGAACTGCTTCCGCGATTCGGCCTGTGTGCTTCTTAA
- a CDS encoding IS5 family transposase, translated as MKQQTLAMAADQSFENYRKPTRRDEFLKTMEAIVPWSTLCAVIEPFYPKAGNGRPPIGLERMLRIHFVQHWFNLADMACEEALYDSASLRRFVGIDLGREPVPDSTTITKFRKLLNDNKLGEALFAQVGKELQARGFKLNTGTIVDATIIGAPSSTKNTDKTRDPDMHQTRKGQQWYFGMKLHIGVDSQSGMAHSAVVTPANVHDKHPLPDLLHGNERRVYGDSAYASQKKLIASKAPKARDFTNQRSRFKGFIDEAVRAKNRSKSRIRARVEHVFGVVKRLWGFGKVRYRGLQKNATRAFTALALANIYLGRQSLLAQVRS; from the coding sequence ATGAAGCAACAGACCCTGGCTATGGCGGCCGACCAATCGTTCGAGAACTACCGCAAGCCGACCCGGCGCGACGAGTTTCTGAAGACGATGGAAGCCATCGTCCCGTGGTCAACGTTGTGTGCTGTTATTGAACCCTTCTATCCCAAGGCAGGCAACGGCAGGCCACCCATTGGTCTGGAGCGCATGCTGCGCATTCACTTCGTCCAGCACTGGTTCAACCTGGCTGACATGGCCTGTGAGGAAGCGCTGTACGACAGTGCCAGCCTGCGCCGCTTTGTTGGCATCGATCTGGGCCGCGAGCCGGTGCCTGACTCCACGACCATTACGAAGTTCCGCAAGCTGCTCAATGACAACAAACTGGGCGAAGCACTATTTGCACAAGTTGGCAAAGAGTTGCAGGCACGTGGCTTCAAGCTCAACACCGGCACCATCGTGGACGCCACCATCATCGGCGCACCGAGCTCGACCAAGAATACCGACAAGACGCGCGACCCTGACATGCACCAGACGCGCAAGGGCCAGCAGTGGTACTTCGGCATGAAGCTGCACATCGGCGTGGACAGCCAAAGCGGCATGGCCCACAGCGCTGTGGTGACGCCGGCCAACGTGCATGACAAGCATCCACTGCCTGACTTGCTGCATGGCAACGAGCGGCGCGTCTATGGCGATTCAGCCTATGCCAGCCAGAAGAAGCTCATAGCCAGCAAGGCGCCCAAGGCCCGCGACTTTACCAACCAACGTAGCCGCTTCAAGGGCTTCATTGACGAAGCGGTGCGCGCAAAGAATCGCAGCAAGTCACGCATCCGGGCACGCGTGGAACATGTCTTTGGTGTGGTAAAGCGCCTGTGGGGATTTGGCAAGGTGCGTTACCGTGGACTGCAGAAGAACGCAACCCGGGCATTCACGGCCTTGGCACTGGCTAACATTTACCTTGGTCGCCAAAGCCTTTTGGCACAGGTGCGCTCATGA
- a CDS encoding type IV secretion system DNA-binding domain-containing protein yields the protein MRYFGAMAGKENKQGISYIGDTAGRPPHKRFGIKQSDRAFHVHVIGKTGTGKTTLLEVLLRQDIDAGRGVTLIDPHGDLAQRVLLYARASGRKDVVYLDATDENVPYGYNPLKAVGEKYVTLAVSGLLEVFKKRFADTWGVRMEHILRNALYALLDTGGGTLPDVLQLITDKDFRSDLVKRIKNETVRTFWESEFSNYSDRYRIDGAAPIQNKIGAFLADPRMRKLLTAPDQQISFRKIMDEGQILIVNLSRGTIGEDSSSLLGAMLVTSISLAAYSRASIPEEKRRPHYLYVDEFQAFTTLSVADMISELRKFRLSLVLAHQHFHQLEEAVQHAVIGNAGTMISFRLGAKDASLIAKEFMEVVTTEDLIGLANFTIYLRLMIDGMPSRPFRATTISPEGKSCP from the coding sequence ATGCGCTACTTTGGTGCAATGGCTGGCAAGGAAAACAAACAAGGTATTAGCTACATTGGAGATACGGCTGGTAGACCACCGCATAAGCGATTTGGTATCAAGCAATCAGATCGTGCTTTCCACGTGCACGTCATTGGAAAGACAGGTACGGGAAAGACGACGCTCCTTGAAGTCCTGCTTCGTCAGGACATTGATGCGGGTCGTGGTGTGACCTTGATTGACCCACATGGGGATCTTGCACAACGTGTACTCCTGTATGCAAGGGCGTCTGGCCGTAAAGATGTCGTCTACCTTGATGCAACGGATGAAAATGTTCCCTATGGATACAACCCACTGAAAGCGGTAGGAGAGAAGTATGTAACTCTCGCAGTGTCTGGTCTCTTAGAAGTATTCAAAAAGCGATTCGCTGATACCTGGGGCGTACGCATGGAGCACATTCTGAGGAATGCTCTGTACGCCCTCCTAGATACAGGAGGTGGGACACTTCCTGATGTGCTCCAACTGATTACCGACAAGGACTTCCGAAGTGACTTGGTCAAGCGCATCAAGAACGAAACAGTACGTACCTTCTGGGAGTCTGAGTTCTCAAACTACTCGGACAGGTATCGCATCGATGGAGCAGCCCCAATACAGAACAAGATCGGAGCCTTTCTTGCGGACCCACGTATGCGGAAGCTTTTGACAGCACCCGATCAGCAGATTTCCTTCCGCAAAATCATGGACGAAGGCCAAATTCTGATCGTGAATCTGTCACGCGGGACCATTGGTGAAGATAGCTCATCGCTTCTTGGTGCAATGCTTGTGACCAGCATTTCTCTAGCGGCGTATTCGAGGGCCAGTATTCCAGAAGAGAAGCGCAGGCCACACTACCTCTACGTGGATGAATTCCAGGCATTCACCACACTGTCAGTTGCAGACATGATTTCCGAACTTCGTAAGTTTCGCCTTTCACTTGTCCTTGCACACCAGCACTTCCATCAACTTGAGGAAGCCGTGCAGCATGCAGTAATTGGAAATGCTGGCACCATGATCTCGTTTCGTCTTGGTGCGAAAGACGCCAGTCTGATTGCCAAGGAATTCATGGAAGTGGTCACCACAGAAGACTTAATAGGGCTTGCGAACTTCACAATCTACCTGCGCCTCATGATTGATGGCATGCCATCACGGCCATTCAGAGCTACAACAATTTCGCCAGAGGGTAAAAGTTGCCCGTGA
- a CDS encoding DUF87 domain-containing protein: MSFLSSLLGTSSKEEKETKELLSQVRVLRQQSTLSDEDAKSDFIMSVMEEAGKELDVTLGTRIGSPVFSLLSILLRHEPLTVPLNADTADFSLAEGVDYRNRLRKAVRMHEREDYFLDKWLEVTSAILSSLYKELPPQAFVDPHDDGTFEEYSRLAPVAPLHTYIKNLPVLIHKIIATIFADDLISDALFDDLRDQLHSNLLSASNIPFHERFTSKKSYVLPEDKHGLDSVELIRLYLSGTPFVDIFTVEIPLYIPEAIRFEHTHVLAGTGHGKTQTLQFLIAGDLEEALKERRSVVVMDSQGDLLQTLMHSSYFGEAGLKDRFIYIDPQDLDRPVGLNLFDVDIGSGKLTNAVARETILNGTIELYEYFFGGLLGAELTQKQGVVFRYLAILLARIPNANIHTLLLLMEDGEQFKPCMQMLPGSARIFFETRFFDRTFSETKKQILTRLWGVLSNQTLDRMMSATKNSVDLFQSLQNGSIVFINTAKDFLGHEGSTIFSRMFVALLGQALMRRAAVAKYERTPTYIYIDEAEDVVDLTLTRMLAQVRKYKGAITFAHQNLDQLEPSIRAGVLANTSIKLAGGVSSKDAHSLAGDFRCDADFLLSQKRGRSQTHFACFARNVTDQAVTLSIPLGYLESQESLSEGEYQALLETSRQTYGVPYSDAPVTDETQSVPPVEDISNVEHQPVPPDEPERPAFDTVPAAPEVSPDIVIHRAPATSLPIQTRDTGGGGVKHKYLEHLIKELGEERGFRASVEEVIHDGAGRVDVVLRREQLSFAFEISVTTTKDHELGNVEKCLALPFTHVVMLASHQRHLKSLSTFIGNALEDGEKKRVTFLLPEDLPGFLDGYPMTQEPKEKTIKGYTVRTRVKEVDPREALARRRAIAAVMAKSMQ; this comes from the coding sequence ATGAGCTTCCTTTCCTCACTCCTTGGTACCTCGTCCAAGGAGGAGAAGGAAACCAAAGAGCTTCTGTCGCAAGTTAGGGTGCTTCGTCAACAGAGTACGCTCAGTGATGAAGACGCTAAGTCGGACTTCATCATGTCTGTCATGGAGGAAGCCGGTAAGGAGCTCGATGTCACACTAGGTACCCGTATTGGGTCACCTGTATTCTCGCTTCTTTCCATACTGCTTCGGCACGAGCCACTGACCGTACCACTTAATGCCGATACTGCGGACTTCAGTCTCGCTGAAGGTGTGGACTATCGCAATCGCCTGCGCAAAGCAGTGCGCATGCATGAACGGGAAGACTACTTCCTTGATAAGTGGTTAGAGGTAACGTCTGCAATTCTTTCAAGCCTGTACAAAGAGCTACCGCCGCAAGCGTTCGTTGATCCCCATGATGATGGTACGTTTGAGGAGTATTCACGGCTGGCACCTGTTGCCCCACTGCATACCTACATCAAGAACCTTCCTGTTCTCATTCACAAGATCATTGCAACCATCTTCGCAGATGACTTGATTTCTGATGCATTGTTTGATGACCTCAGGGACCAGCTCCATAGCAATCTTTTAAGTGCATCCAACATTCCATTTCACGAGCGGTTTACCAGCAAGAAGTCGTATGTTCTGCCGGAAGACAAGCATGGACTGGATTCTGTTGAGTTGATCCGGCTCTACCTTTCAGGCACGCCGTTTGTCGACATCTTCACGGTTGAAATTCCACTCTACATCCCAGAAGCCATTCGCTTTGAGCACACCCATGTGCTTGCGGGCACAGGACACGGGAAGACCCAGACACTTCAATTCCTCATTGCCGGTGACTTAGAAGAAGCACTCAAGGAAAGACGATCTGTTGTCGTCATGGACAGCCAAGGTGATCTTTTGCAAACCTTGATGCACAGTTCATATTTCGGTGAAGCTGGACTCAAGGACCGCTTCATCTACATTGACCCGCAAGACCTTGATCGTCCGGTAGGGCTTAATCTGTTTGATGTGGACATAGGAAGCGGAAAACTAACAAATGCAGTCGCCAGGGAAACTATTCTGAATGGCACGATTGAACTGTATGAGTACTTCTTTGGTGGTCTGCTCGGTGCAGAACTTACTCAAAAACAAGGTGTCGTGTTCCGGTACTTGGCAATACTGCTTGCCCGTATTCCAAACGCCAACATCCACACCCTACTGCTCCTTATGGAAGACGGAGAGCAGTTCAAACCTTGCATGCAGATGCTTCCAGGAAGTGCTCGCATCTTCTTTGAAACCAGATTCTTTGACCGGACATTCTCAGAAACCAAGAAGCAGATTCTGACAAGGCTTTGGGGGGTACTGTCGAACCAGACGCTTGACCGCATGATGAGCGCAACCAAGAACTCGGTTGACCTGTTCCAGTCGTTGCAAAACGGTTCCATTGTTTTCATCAACACTGCCAAGGACTTTCTTGGGCATGAAGGTTCAACCATCTTCTCTCGAATGTTTGTCGCCCTGCTAGGTCAAGCTCTCATGCGTCGTGCCGCTGTCGCAAAGTACGAACGTACTCCCACGTACATCTACATTGATGAAGCTGAAGATGTTGTAGACCTGACTCTGACCCGTATGCTTGCCCAGGTGAGGAAGTACAAAGGGGCCATTACCTTTGCGCATCAGAATCTGGATCAATTGGAGCCCAGCATCCGTGCTGGGGTGCTGGCCAACACGTCTATCAAATTAGCCGGCGGTGTCAGCTCCAAAGATGCGCACAGTCTTGCAGGGGATTTCCGCTGTGATGCAGATTTCTTGCTCTCACAGAAGAGAGGTCGTAGTCAAACGCACTTTGCATGCTTTGCACGGAACGTGACCGACCAGGCCGTGACGCTATCCATTCCCCTTGGGTATCTGGAATCACAAGAGAGCTTATCCGAAGGAGAGTACCAGGCCCTTCTAGAGACTTCACGGCAGACGTACGGTGTACCGTACTCTGATGCACCCGTGACAGATGAAACTCAAAGCGTGCCTCCGGTTGAGGACATTTCAAATGTCGAGCATCAGCCAGTGCCCCCCGACGAACCGGAGAGGCCTGCTTTTGACACGGTACCTGCTGCACCTGAGGTGTCTCCCGACATAGTCATTCACCGTGCTCCCGCCACTTCCTTACCAATCCAAACCCGAGACACTGGCGGTGGTGGGGTCAAACACAAGTACCTGGAACATCTCATTAAGGAGCTCGGCGAGGAACGTGGTTTCCGTGCGTCCGTTGAAGAGGTAATACACGACGGTGCTGGGCGTGTGGATGTGGTGCTCAGGCGTGAGCAGCTATCGTTTGCATTTGAAATCTCTGTGACCACCACCAAAGACCATGAGCTTGGCAATGTGGAAAAGTGCCTGGCACTGCCTTTTACACATGTTGTGATGTTGGCATCGCATCAGCGACACTTAAAAAGTTTGTCTACGTTCATTGGGAATGCACTTGAAGATGGTGAGAAGAAGCGCGTGACATTTCTCTTACCAGAAGACCTGCCAGGATTTCTTGATGGGTATCCCATGACGCAAGAGCCCAAGGAGAAAACTATTAAGGGTTATACGGTGAGAACTCGCGTGAAGGAGGTTGATCCGAGGGAGGCGCTTGCTCGAAGGCGGGCGATTGCGGCTGTGATGGCAAAATCAATGCAGTGA